Proteins encoded together in one Bos indicus isolate NIAB-ARS_2022 breed Sahiwal x Tharparkar chromosome 3, NIAB-ARS_B.indTharparkar_mat_pri_1.0, whole genome shotgun sequence window:
- the LOC109556894 gene encoding putative olfactory receptor 2B3, with protein MQDFLWENQSSVSEFILLGFSKDSQINTILFNIFLFLYVSTLVGNGLIVTLIHLDSRLHTPMYFFLSVLSMLDMSYVTTTVPQMLVHLVCQKKTISYVGCVAQMYIFLVLGITEGWLFSVMAYDRYVAICYPLRYKVIMSPWLCGAMVVFCGLWGVSCSLVYTVFTMRLPYCGPNEINHFFCEVPAILKLACADTSLNDQVDFILGFILLLVPLSFILASYIRIFATILRVRSAQGWLKAFSTCASHITVVTVFCGPAMFMYMNPGANASPERDKKLALFYNVISAFLNPIIYSLRNKDVKRAFLKLTGWGRTTE; from the coding sequence ATGCAGGATTTCCTCTGGGAGAACCAGAGCTCCGTGTCTGAGTTCATCCTTCTGGGCTTCTCCAAGGATTCCCAAATTAATACAATCCTCTTCaacatcttcctcttcctctatGTCTCTACTCTTGTGGGCAATGGGCTCATTGTCACCTTAATCCACCTGGACTCCCGCCTCCATACACCCATGTATTTTTTCCTCAGTGTCCTCTCCATGCTGGATATGAGCTATGTCACCACCACTGTGCCCCAGATGTTGGTTCATCTGGTCTGTCAGAAGAAAACTATCTCTTATGTTGGGTGTGTGGCCCAGATGTACATCTTTCTGGTGTTGGGCATCACTGAGGGCTGGCTGTTCTCTGTCATGGCCTATGATAGATATGTGGCCATCTGCTACCCACTCAGGTACAAGGTTATCATGAGCCCATGGCTGTGTGGGGCAATGGTGGTCTTTTGTGGACTGTGGGGGGTGAGCTGCTCTCTAGTTTACACGGTCTTCACTATGCGCCTGCCCTACTGTGGCCCCAATGAGAtcaaccacttcttctgtgaGGTTCCTGCTATTCTGAAGCTGGCCTGTGCAGATACATCCCTCAATGACCAAGTAGATTTCATCCTAGGTTTCATCCTTCTTCTGGTACCCCTTTCCTTCATTCTGGCTTCTTACATCCGCATCTTTGCCACCATATTGAGAGTTCGCTCGGCCCAAGGTTGGCTcaaggccttctccacctgtgcctcCCACATCACTGTGGTCACCGTGTTCTGTGGACCTGCCATGTTTATGTACATGAACCCTGGGGCCAATGCCTCCCCAGAGCGGGACAAGAAACTTGCCCTGTTCTACAACGTCATCTCTGCCTTTCTCAACCCCATTATCTATAGCCTCAGAAACAAAGATGTAAAGAGAGCTTTCCTCAAGCTAACAGGCTGGGGCAGGACCACTGAATGA